The nucleotide window GTGGTGTCGTTGCAGCTTGGTGCCAGAATCGCCTTCCTCTGAAAGCAACGTGGCTTCAGCTCGGAAGCAGCCCACCAGCAGCCGACTGTCATCGTTTTCCTCCCAAACCGACCCTGCCTCCATGACTGACCCGCATGACTCCTCCAGGGACCCAAGGAGCGCCAGCCTGGACCGGTCCAGCACGGACCTGGACTCTGCTGGCAGCGCTGAGGGCCCGGCACGGGCCTGCCCAGAGTTCTCCTTCCTGGAGGTGGGTTGTCGCAAGCAGTCCCCTGGCACTGCCCGGCAGGCCTCGCCCCTGTTCTGCCTTGAGTAATGGGCGTGTTGTCCTTTCCTCTCAAAGCACACCACGGTGCTGGACTCCAGCATCCTCAAAACCCGGGTGCAGCTCAGCAAAAGGCGGCGCCAGCACCGTGCTCCCATCTCCCACCTGCTGAGGAGAAGCAGTGAAGTAGATGCTCAGCCGCGTCTGTCTGTGACGGAGGAGGCAGGCAGTGCCTGGATGTTCAAGGATTCCACAGGTAGCTAAAGCAGCATGTGTGCTGGGGTAGTTTCCCCCGGGTTCCAGAAGCCTAGTCAGCACAACAAAGAACAGATTTCAGGAAGTGAGCCAAGCTGCATGCTGCAGAGAGGGGTGAAAAATCCCCAGCAGATTTGGACTCGGCTGATTCCTGATGCAGCAGGCCTGCAGCAGGTGGGGAAACTTGACTGCAGAGCCATCCCCAGCACGCTgcgctgtgctgtgctgtgctgtgctgtgctgcgctgcgctgcgctgcgctgtgCTGTCCCACATCCTGTCTGAATGGATTGGTCCAGAGCAAAGGAGGCCACGATCCCACCAAAGCCCCGTGGAGTTAGGTACAGGCAGCTAGGGGTGCCCCCCTCAAAGGACTGGGGTGAAGGGCCTTGCCTAAGTGTCAGGGGAAAGGGTTGTGAGGGGTGGGGCCAGTGAGGCCTGGGGAGTTGGCAGGGAGGCGGAAAGTCTCTGGCTGACCAGACTGGCCCCGTGCTTGGTGGCTGGGATGGATGCCTTCCCCGTAAATAGCCCACTGTCCGAGAAAGGGCAGCCTTGAAAGGGGGCCCCCTGTGTCTGCTGCCTAGCGTGGGGCTCCTGATTGATGGCTTCTGACTTTGTGGTCTATTTCGCCAAAATAATCAAAAGCACCTGAAGAAAAGTCAGCAAAGCCTGAAGATTCtgaggaggaggggaagctgcACCCACTGCCCGACCGGCTGCCCGTCTCCCAGCCACAGCGGCTTCCCATGTTCCCAGGGCTGGACCACTCCGCCCTCAAGGTGAGtattgttttaggtgggtagccatgttggtcagcagtagaatgGCGGGATTTgcatcctgtggcaccttagagagccaCACGGTTTTCTAGGTACAAGCCTTTGAGCGTCAGGCCTCCCTTCTTTGCCTCTCCTTGTCCTTTGCAGCTGAGCTCAGGGCCTGaagtgggttgggggtgggggcggatTCTGCTCCCCTCTTTCAGTCTGCTTTTACGCACAAAGTTGTGCAAATGAATGGTGTTTGCTTGTCAGTTTCAGTTTACAAGATCTGGTGGCTTTTAAGAAGTTAGCTTAAATTTCCAGAGGGTGGTATGTGTTTGCGTCCTCTTTGGCCAAGAGCCCATTCTTGCTCCCTGGGGGAGTGAGGGCATGTATGGCAATTTGCTCCAGAGCAGATTCCTGACCATTCAAATGGAAACCCTG belongs to Eublepharis macularius isolate TG4126 chromosome 13, MPM_Emac_v1.0, whole genome shotgun sequence and includes:
- the KIAA1671 gene encoding uncharacterized protein KIAA1671 homolog isoform X3 produces the protein MEYYYCPNLLKPLRCLWDQLKQCFGRPVAEAKDTDTLVREADSQYGTWREQRHSRDSLVPESPSSESNVASARKQPTSSRLSSFSSQTDPASMTDPHDSSRDPRSASLDRSSTDLDSAGSAEGPARACPEFSFLEHTTVLDSSILKTRVQLSKRRRQHRAPISHLLRRSSEVDAQPRLSVTEEAGSAWMFKDSTAPEEKSAKPEDSEEEGKLHPLPDRLPVSQPQRLPMFPGLDHSALKAELRRRQEPEGSREVSPVHISKSPKSTFPAGGPGGRMLPTGMEKEERLEEASLSPQWLKELKSKKRQSHYENQV